A window of Hymenobacter aerilatus contains these coding sequences:
- a CDS encoding sulfite exporter TauE/SafE family protein, whose product MLPYLGYFAAIFIGLSLGVLGGGGSILTVPVLVYLMGVSPVLSTAYSLFVVGSTSVVGASGYFRKGLVSLPVAVVFLLPSLVTIFAVRKLLMPIIPHTLFTIGDFVFTKDLLVLLVFALLMVGAALPMIRGSYADAGAGQSEMRLAQPPLTYALVMGIGLVVGALTGFVGAGGGFLIIPALVLGARLPMKRAVGTSLVIIATNSLIGFTGDLSAGTPIDWPFLLGFMAFALAGMVLGSFLARFIPNARLKPAFGWFTLAMGTFILLRELLFSAF is encoded by the coding sequence ATGCTTCCCTACCTCGGCTATTTTGCAGCCATCTTCATTGGCTTATCTCTGGGTGTGCTGGGCGGTGGCGGCTCCATCCTGACGGTACCAGTGCTAGTCTACTTAATGGGCGTTAGTCCAGTGCTGAGCACTGCCTATTCGCTGTTTGTAGTGGGTTCTACCTCCGTTGTAGGGGCATCGGGCTACTTCCGTAAAGGCCTGGTCTCCCTGCCGGTGGCGGTGGTTTTTCTGCTGCCTTCGCTGGTCACCATTTTTGCGGTGCGGAAGCTGCTGATGCCTATTATACCGCACACGCTGTTTACCATCGGCGACTTTGTGTTCACAAAAGACCTGCTGGTGCTGTTGGTTTTTGCGCTGCTGATGGTAGGGGCGGCCCTACCTATGATTCGTGGGTCGTACGCAGACGCCGGAGCCGGGCAAAGTGAAATGCGCCTTGCCCAACCGCCGCTTACGTACGCTCTCGTGATGGGCATTGGCTTGGTGGTGGGGGCGCTAACTGGCTTTGTGGGAGCAGGAGGCGGTTTTCTTATCATTCCGGCTCTGGTGCTGGGCGCCCGCCTACCCATGAAGCGGGCCGTAGGCACGTCGCTGGTCATCATTGCCACCAACTCGCTCATCGGCTTCACTGGCGACCTAAGTGCGGGCACGCCCATCGACTGGCCGTTTCTGCTGGGCTTTATGGCCTTTGCGCTGGCCGGTATGGTGCTGGGCTCTTTCCTGGCTCGCTTTATTCCCAACGCCCGGCTAAAGCCTGCTTTCGGCTGGTTTACGCTGGCGATGGGCACGTTCATCTTACTGCGCGAGCTACTGTTTTCCGCTTTCTGA
- a CDS encoding BLUF domain-containing protein: MAAATSALSLPELPEYLAATAGGGPQVVPAAPIIQLIYRSRARQSFSEADLIDLLEEARAHNQQHGVTGLLFYHDGHFVQFLEGSASVVEPLYAQIQQDPRHQQITTLYRAEQPQRVFAGWAMAFADPDPEEFYWLLDYLQTQRHRLLLPKIPITDPTLLTLLAEWRRDYPTT; this comes from the coding sequence TTGGCCGCTGCCACGTCAGCCTTGTCGTTGCCAGAACTACCCGAATACCTGGCGGCTACCGCTGGTGGCGGGCCGCAAGTGGTACCCGCTGCCCCCATCATACAGCTGATATACCGGAGCCGGGCTCGGCAGTCTTTCTCCGAAGCCGACCTGATTGATCTGCTGGAAGAAGCACGGGCCCACAACCAGCAACACGGTGTTACGGGCCTACTTTTTTACCACGATGGTCATTTCGTGCAGTTTCTGGAAGGCAGCGCCAGCGTTGTAGAACCGCTCTACGCGCAGATTCAGCAAGACCCCCGGCACCAGCAGATTACAACCTTGTATCGCGCCGAGCAGCCGCAGCGGGTGTTTGCTGGCTGGGCCATGGCCTTTGCCGACCCAGATCCGGAGGAGTTTTACTGGTTGCTAGATTACCTGCAAACGCAACGGCACCGCCTGCTACTACCCAAAATTCCTATCACCGACCCTACGTTGCTGACCCTGCTGGCGGAGTGGCGCCGCGACTACCCAACTACGTGA
- a CDS encoding XAC2610-related protein: protein MFPLFWVSFLTLPTAVGAPPHAQPLPLPDPRFQYTLSVLTGAPTAPTRTLWVKPARGKRPVQAITLSGPAAQDPTHEVVARDVNFDGQLDLMLTRNRGLVNQTYSYWLYDTSTQRFVFNAAMSSALAGYQITFDAATQHIVTAARFSCCEHETRTYALRPTGALQLVHTKTDKVMAQPR from the coding sequence ATGTTTCCCCTCTTCTGGGTCAGCTTCCTGACCCTGCCTACTGCAGTTGGCGCTCCCCCGCATGCCCAACCACTCCCCCTACCCGACCCCCGGTTTCAGTACACGCTGAGCGTGCTTACGGGGGCGCCTACGGCTCCCACGCGCACGCTGTGGGTGAAGCCGGCCCGGGGTAAACGTCCCGTTCAAGCCATCACCCTGTCGGGACCCGCGGCGCAAGACCCAACGCACGAAGTGGTGGCGCGGGACGTAAATTTTGACGGACAGCTTGATTTGATGCTGACGCGCAACCGCGGCCTAGTCAACCAGACGTATTCTTACTGGCTGTATGATACTAGCACGCAGCGTTTCGTCTTCAATGCGGCCATGAGTAGCGCGCTGGCCGGCTACCAGATAACGTTTGACGCCGCTACGCAGCACATTGTCACGGCCGCCCGCTTTTCCTGTTGTGAGCACGAAACGCGCACCTACGCCCTGCGACCCACCGGCGCCTTGCAACTCGTGCACACGAAGACGGACAAGGTGATGGCGCAGCCACGCTAA
- a CDS encoding helix-turn-helix domain-containing protein translates to MFLAQNGTRPAVGRIITYTSLPCHPTTTQAVIVELRPPLAELDNGALVPLQDLRLVVTDERWLPIQDFADQYLLSSYGKVVSLSYRHTDRQRLLQASGPQRYPSVSLYGAAGVTQVGLNRLVAQHFLPPPAEERFQHVIPKDGNHLNLRAENLQWVDQREQQDRVVLERFHRCGARNPNSKLTPHSVRQIRALAAQGQSYQQLATRFGVSRPTVSLLVRRLTWRTI, encoded by the coding sequence ATGTTTCTTGCCCAGAACGGCACGCGACCGGCCGTTGGCCGCATCATTACCTATACCAGTCTACCTTGCCATCCGACCACTACGCAAGCCGTCATTGTCGAACTCCGCCCGCCACTGGCCGAACTCGACAATGGTGCGCTGGTTCCCTTGCAGGATTTGCGCCTCGTCGTGACGGATGAGCGCTGGCTCCCCATCCAGGATTTTGCCGACCAGTACCTGCTTTCTTCCTATGGGAAGGTCGTCAGCTTATCGTATCGGCACACGGACCGGCAGCGGCTCTTACAAGCGTCCGGCCCCCAGCGCTACCCCTCCGTTAGTCTCTACGGTGCGGCCGGGGTGACGCAAGTAGGCCTGAACCGCCTAGTGGCCCAGCACTTTCTGCCGCCTCCAGCGGAGGAACGCTTCCAGCATGTGATTCCAAAAGACGGCAATCACCTCAACCTACGAGCGGAGAATCTGCAATGGGTCGATCAACGCGAGCAGCAGGATCGGGTAGTACTGGAGCGGTTTCACCGCTGTGGCGCGCGAAACCCCAACAGCAAACTTACGCCTCATTCCGTACGACAGATTCGAGCCCTGGCCGCACAGGGACAGAGCTACCAGCAGCTAGCCACCCGGTTTGGCGTCAGCCGGCCTACGGTTTCGCTGCTCGTGCGACGGCTTACCTGGCGGACTATATAG
- a CDS encoding STN domain-containing protein, producing the protein MTSTAQTVCQTTPTVVRIAAAPLAQALTDLSRQTSCPVQYEQQLVQSFRSPAVTGRLTTADALVQLVKGTGLEAHSSQGKLSVSQADQQVIGRKAASLQAQLGQAVKAQKLPQHQANTLYTELGAVSTSVVTLAKQQGFVSAAEKASYQRTFSQAEQLLAHVK; encoded by the coding sequence GTGACAAGTACTGCTCAGACAGTCTGCCAGACGACGCCTACTGTAGTCCGCATTGCTGCGGCTCCCCTAGCGCAAGCGCTGACCGACCTTTCCCGCCAGACGAGCTGCCCCGTGCAATACGAGCAGCAGTTGGTGCAGTCCTTCCGTAGCCCAGCCGTAACGGGTCGCTTAACCACGGCTGACGCCTTGGTGCAACTCGTGAAAGGTACCGGCCTAGAAGCACACAGCAGCCAGGGCAAGCTCAGTGTGAGTCAAGCCGACCAGCAAGTCATTGGCAGAAAAGCCGCTTCCCTGCAAGCGCAATTGGGACAGGCCGTAAAGGCGCAGAAACTACCCCAGCACCAAGCTAATACTCTGTATACCGAATTAGGCGCGGTCAGCACCTCGGTGGTGACCCTGGCCAAACAACAGGGCTTTGTCAGTGCGGCGGAGAAAGCCAGCTATCAGCGCACCTTTTCCCAGGCGGAACAGCTGCTAGCTCATGTGAAATAG
- a CDS encoding aminotransferase class I/II-fold pyridoxal phosphate-dependent enzyme — translation MDLFNKIAANRGPLGSHSHYAHGYFTFPKLEGEIKPRMIFRGKEVLTWSLNNYLGLANHPEVRQADVDGAAQYGMALPMGARIMSGNSNLHEQLESELADFIKKPDVMLLNFGYQGVVSIIDAIVNRHDAIVYDAESHACIIDGVRLHQGKRFVYPHNNIENLEKQLERAKRLTDETGGGILVITEGVFGMSGNMGKLKEIIALKEKYEFRLFVDDAHGFGTMGATGAGTGEEQGVQDGIDLYFSTFAKSMASIGAFVGGEETVIEYLRYNMRSQIFAKSLPMPLVVGALKRLELLRTKPELKDNLWTVVRALQTGLREKGFNLGTTQSPVTPVFLNGEISDATQITFDLRENYGIFCSIVVYPVVPKGVIMLRLIPTAMHSLADVDETIRAFEAMAEKLDKGLYSKAQLPAE, via the coding sequence GTGGATCTTTTCAACAAGATAGCCGCCAACCGCGGCCCGCTGGGCAGCCACTCGCACTACGCGCACGGCTATTTCACATTTCCCAAACTGGAAGGCGAAATCAAGCCCCGCATGATTTTTCGCGGTAAGGAGGTACTCACCTGGAGCCTCAATAACTACCTGGGCCTGGCCAACCACCCCGAAGTACGTCAGGCCGACGTAGACGGCGCCGCCCAGTATGGTATGGCCCTCCCCATGGGTGCCCGCATCATGAGCGGCAACTCCAACCTACACGAACAGCTGGAAAGCGAGCTGGCCGACTTCATCAAGAAGCCCGACGTAATGCTGCTCAACTTTGGCTACCAGGGCGTGGTGTCGATTATCGACGCCATTGTGAACCGCCACGACGCCATTGTGTACGACGCCGAGTCGCACGCCTGCATTATTGATGGCGTGCGCCTGCACCAAGGCAAGCGCTTTGTGTACCCGCATAACAACATCGAAAACCTGGAAAAGCAGCTGGAGCGCGCCAAGCGCCTCACCGACGAAACCGGCGGCGGCATTCTGGTGATTACCGAAGGCGTATTCGGCATGTCGGGCAACATGGGCAAGCTGAAAGAAATTATCGCCCTGAAGGAAAAATACGAGTTCCGCCTGTTCGTTGACGACGCCCACGGCTTCGGTACGATGGGTGCTACGGGTGCCGGTACGGGCGAAGAACAGGGCGTGCAGGACGGCATCGACCTATATTTTTCGACGTTTGCGAAGTCTATGGCCAGCATTGGCGCTTTCGTAGGCGGCGAGGAAACGGTAATTGAATATTTGCGCTACAACATGCGGAGCCAGATTTTCGCCAAATCCCTCCCCATGCCGCTGGTAGTAGGTGCCCTGAAGCGCCTAGAACTGCTGCGCACCAAGCCCGAGCTGAAAGACAACCTCTGGACTGTGGTACGCGCCCTGCAAACCGGTTTGCGCGAAAAAGGCTTCAACCTAGGGACTACCCAGTCGCCGGTAACGCCCGTGTTCCTGAACGGCGAAATATCGGATGCTACCCAGATAACCTTCGATCTACGAGAGAATTACGGCATTTTCTGCTCTATTGTGGTGTATCCGGTGGTGCCGAAGGGCGTTATCATGCTCCGCCTGATTCCGACGGCTATGCACTCGCTGGCCGACGTAGACGAAACTATTCGTGCTTTCGAAGCCATGGCCGAAAAGCTTGATAAAGGGCTGTATTCGAAAGCCCAACTGCCGGCCGAATAG
- a CDS encoding Dabb family protein yields MSTTPSLPQELFVHHVLFYMPATATDADKAKLLEGLQLLRQIPSVRLAHIGTPAATNRAVIERTYTYSWLCFFDDAEAEAHYQQHPLHDEFREQYARYWERVVIYDSVGPAPADLPVR; encoded by the coding sequence ATGTCTACCACCCCGTCGCTCCCACAAGAGCTGTTTGTGCACCACGTGCTGTTCTACATGCCCGCCACCGCTACCGACGCCGATAAGGCGAAGTTGCTGGAGGGCCTGCAACTGCTCCGGCAAATTCCTTCCGTCAGGCTGGCGCATATTGGTACGCCTGCCGCCACCAACCGCGCCGTTATCGAGCGTACGTACACGTATTCCTGGCTGTGCTTTTTCGATGATGCAGAGGCCGAAGCGCACTACCAGCAGCATCCGTTGCACGACGAGTTTCGGGAGCAGTATGCCCGCTACTGGGAGCGAGTGGTTATCTACGACTCGGTAGGGCCAGCACCGGCTGATCTACCAGTGCGTTAG
- the accC gene encoding acetyl-CoA carboxylase biotin carboxylase subunit translates to MKEIKKLLVANRGEIALRVLRSAKEMGLQTVAIYSEADRHALHVRYADEAVCIGPPTSAESYLRGDKILAVCRELGVDAIHPGYGFLSENAAFARMVREAGLIFVGPTPEAMEMMGDKLSAKQAAKAYNIPLVPGTEEAITDVAAARQIATEVGFPILIKASAGGGGKGMRVVNSADEFAEQMQLAVSEATSAFGDGAVFIEKYIGAPRHIEIQVLGDEHGNIVHLFERECSIQRRHQKVIEEAPSSVLTPELRDAMGRTAVEVARACQYTGAGTVEFLLDEQHNFYFLEMNTRLQVEHPVTELITGLDLVKEQIRVARGEPLRFGQDDLHISGHALELRVYAEDPQNNFLPDIGTLTTYVRPQGPGVRVDDGFEQGMDIPIYYDPMIAKLITYGHNRQEAIERMLRAIAEYQITGIATTLPFGTYVLQHPAFVSGNFDTNFIRDHFPADALVPPTPDEATAQVAAMLAAMLLETKKPQTASAAETSSTTVSAWRQNRLGRR, encoded by the coding sequence ATGAAAGAAATCAAGAAGCTTCTGGTAGCCAACCGTGGCGAAATTGCGCTGCGCGTGCTGCGCTCGGCCAAGGAAATGGGTCTGCAAACCGTGGCCATCTACTCCGAAGCTGACCGCCATGCCCTGCATGTGCGCTACGCCGATGAGGCCGTGTGCATAGGGCCGCCTACCTCCGCCGAAAGCTACCTGCGCGGCGACAAGATTTTGGCCGTGTGCCGCGAATTGGGCGTGGATGCTATTCACCCCGGCTACGGCTTTTTGAGCGAAAATGCCGCCTTTGCCCGCATGGTGCGCGAGGCGGGGCTGATTTTTGTGGGGCCTACCCCAGAGGCGATGGAGATGATGGGCGACAAGCTCTCGGCCAAGCAGGCAGCCAAAGCCTATAACATTCCGCTGGTGCCGGGCACCGAAGAAGCCATTACGGACGTGGCCGCCGCCCGGCAGATTGCCACGGAGGTAGGCTTCCCCATCCTCATCAAGGCCTCGGCCGGCGGGGGAGGCAAGGGCATGCGCGTGGTGAACTCGGCCGACGAGTTTGCCGAGCAGATGCAACTGGCCGTGTCGGAGGCTACCTCGGCCTTTGGCGATGGGGCCGTGTTTATTGAGAAATATATCGGTGCGCCCCGCCACATCGAGATACAGGTGCTGGGCGATGAGCACGGCAACATTGTGCACCTGTTTGAGCGGGAGTGCTCTATTCAGCGCCGCCACCAGAAGGTGATTGAAGAAGCGCCTTCGTCGGTGCTCACGCCTGAGCTGCGCGACGCTATGGGTAGGACCGCTGTGGAGGTAGCCCGCGCCTGCCAGTACACCGGCGCCGGCACAGTGGAGTTCTTGCTCGACGAACAGCACAACTTCTACTTTTTGGAGATGAACACCCGCTTGCAGGTGGAGCACCCCGTGACGGAGCTAATCACGGGCCTCGACCTGGTGAAAGAGCAGATTAGGGTAGCACGGGGCGAGCCGTTGCGCTTCGGGCAGGACGACCTGCACATCAGCGGCCACGCCTTGGAGCTGCGCGTGTACGCTGAGGACCCGCAGAACAACTTCCTGCCCGACATCGGCACGCTTACCACCTACGTGCGCCCGCAAGGCCCCGGCGTGCGCGTGGATGATGGGTTTGAGCAGGGCATGGATATCCCGATCTACTACGACCCGATGATAGCCAAGCTCATCACCTACGGCCACAACCGCCAGGAGGCCATCGAGCGGATGCTGCGCGCTATTGCCGAGTACCAGATTACCGGCATTGCCACTACCCTACCCTTTGGTACTTACGTGCTCCAGCACCCCGCTTTCGTGTCGGGAAACTTTGATACCAACTTCATCCGCGACCATTTCCCCGCCGACGCTCTCGTGCCCCCTACCCCCGACGAGGCCACGGCCCAGGTAGCGGCCATGCTGGCTGCCATGCTGCTGGAAACCAAGAAACCACAGACAGCCTCGGCAGCCGAAACAAGCAGCACGACGGTTTCGGCGTGGCGGCAGAACCGGCTGGGCCGACGGTAG
- a CDS encoding Ig-like domain-containing protein — translation MQKQSFPISLPTGRNRLIGSLLRKLTAILCVVSFQLPLQAQVLINESFKNSTTTTFTLRNDAVLTANNGGGTTDTEGNGYLRLTSNGTNQRGAVISNAAFPAAQGFNISFEFFAYTASTSGADGFSVFLIDGATPLANFTPGAFGSSLGYAPATTGTTTTPGATNGYLGIGLDEFGGFNTNFEGRTGGGATYVRNTVAIRGNAAGGYALLTPVLTTSNAGGTIGVSTTRAQSTSTNYRRATISVTPTGGTYRIIVRIQNGTGLTTAINSFLLPTAPPATLRLGLAASTGSSTNTHEVRNLYVVVPPTAQDDNVVTPNNTPITISILDNDNAANSTFDYSTIDLDPSTIAIEQTRTVTGGTFRVNANGTVTFTPSGTGSVGAVSIPYLVSTNAVGTGTTAVPATPTNPATITVQVGGQGTDIATSVTAPRTVTPSSTITYTVTTTNIGTAAASTVRPTLTLSQGLSPVNLPAAYSYANGVVTFPETSSLAAGTGSVSYTVSFTAPSTISTVTGTARATTSSTDVNANNNNGTAANSVALTDVSRPLPVELVHFKAVAAVDNVQLTWRTASERNNAYFQVESSLNGHTFSPVGRVRGHGTSSRPHDYAFTDASAAQYGSAVVYYRLRQVDGDGTETFSSVRAVQLQDGLLPARLQLVPNPAHAQVQVLEASTSTPIELLDLTGRIVRVHTASTPLPLTGISAGVYVVRQGARTARLVVQ, via the coding sequence ATGCAAAAACAGTCCTTTCCTATCTCGCTACCCACTGGTAGAAACCGCCTGATCGGCTCATTGCTAAGAAAGCTAACGGCCATACTGTGTGTAGTCTCCTTTCAGCTGCCCCTACAAGCACAAGTACTTATTAATGAAAGCTTCAAGAATTCTACCACTACCACCTTTACGCTCCGTAACGATGCCGTACTAACTGCTAACAACGGGGGGGGCACAACGGATACGGAGGGTAATGGGTACCTGCGCTTGACCTCTAATGGTACCAACCAACGCGGCGCAGTGATCAGTAATGCCGCGTTTCCAGCTGCGCAAGGATTTAATATTTCCTTTGAGTTTTTCGCGTACACAGCGAGTACGTCTGGCGCTGATGGCTTTAGTGTCTTTCTAATTGATGGTGCGACACCGCTTGCGAACTTCACACCCGGTGCATTCGGCAGTTCGCTGGGCTATGCGCCAGCTACGACGGGAACCACCACCACACCTGGTGCCACAAACGGCTACCTGGGTATCGGCCTGGATGAGTTTGGTGGCTTCAACACCAACTTCGAGGGCCGCACGGGTGGGGGGGCAACGTACGTCCGCAATACGGTCGCCATTCGAGGAAACGCAGCCGGCGGGTATGCCCTGCTCACCCCTGTACTAACCACAAGTAATGCAGGCGGCACAATTGGTGTGAGCACCACACGTGCCCAGTCCACTAGTACCAACTACCGCCGAGCTACTATCAGTGTCACACCCACCGGAGGAACGTATCGGATCATTGTGCGCATCCAGAACGGGACGGGTCTGACGACGGCCATTAACTCTTTCCTGCTGCCAACGGCACCACCGGCAACGCTGCGGCTGGGGTTAGCGGCTTCTACAGGAAGCTCAACCAACACGCATGAAGTGCGCAACCTCTACGTAGTCGTGCCTCCGACCGCGCAAGACGATAATGTGGTCACCCCTAATAACACGCCGATTACGATCAGTATTTTAGACAATGACAATGCGGCAAATAGTACGTTCGATTATAGCACAATTGATTTGGACCCCAGCACGATTGCCATTGAGCAGACGCGAACGGTAACAGGGGGTACTTTTCGGGTAAATGCTAATGGTACTGTCACGTTTACCCCAAGTGGGACGGGAAGCGTTGGCGCCGTTTCTATTCCCTACCTGGTTAGTACCAATGCAGTTGGCACGGGCACGACGGCCGTACCGGCAACTCCTACGAACCCAGCGACCATCACCGTGCAAGTTGGGGGACAAGGAACCGATATTGCCACGAGTGTAACGGCCCCCCGTACCGTAACGCCTAGCAGTACCATTACGTACACCGTAACGACCACCAATATTGGCACCGCCGCTGCCAGCACGGTTCGCCCCACGCTTACATTGAGTCAAGGACTATCCCCCGTGAACTTACCGGCCGCCTACTCCTATGCCAATGGCGTGGTCACGTTCCCAGAAACGAGTTCGTTAGCAGCCGGAACGGGCAGCGTGAGCTACACCGTGAGCTTTACGGCTCCTAGTACCATCTCGACAGTAACAGGCACCGCTCGGGCTACTACTTCCTCAACGGATGTAAACGCGAACAACAACAATGGTACAGCAGCGAACAGCGTAGCGCTGACCGATGTGAGCCGGCCTTTGCCCGTAGAATTGGTGCATTTTAAAGCAGTGGCTGCAGTAGACAACGTGCAGTTGACCTGGCGTACGGCATCCGAACGGAACAACGCCTATTTCCAGGTGGAAAGCAGTCTGAATGGGCATACCTTTTCCCCAGTGGGACGCGTGCGTGGGCACGGCACCAGCAGTAGGCCGCATGACTATGCGTTCACGGATGCCTCGGCTGCCCAGTACGGGAGCGCCGTAGTCTACTACCGGCTGAGGCAAGTGGACGGTGATGGCACGGAAACATTCTCCTCCGTGCGGGCCGTCCAGTTGCAGGACGGATTACTACCCGCTCGCTTACAGCTGGTGCCTAATCCGGCTCACGCGCAGGTCCAGGTGCTGGAGGCGTCAACTTCCACGCCCATTGAGTTACTTGATCTTACGGGGCGGATCGTACGCGTGCACACGGCCTCTACCCCGTTGCCGTTAACGGGCATCTCCGCCGGCGTGTACGTCGTGCGCCAAGGGGCTCGCACTGCCCGCTTGGTAGTGCAGTAG
- a CDS encoding GNAT family N-acetyltransferase, whose product MLTFNFTPFPALSTERLTLRQLASTDAPALFSLRSNPQVMQYIPRPLAASVAECAAFIEAGNDAISRNELLQWGMALPASAEIIGTIGYYRLQPEHHRAEIGYMLHPTNQGQGLMQEALAAVLHFGFETLHLHSVEGITDPQNVASARTLTRAGFVQEGLFRQNEMWEGNFLDTAYYSLLCPTSR is encoded by the coding sequence ATGCTGACTTTCAATTTTACGCCCTTCCCCGCCTTGAGTACCGAGCGCTTGACGCTGCGCCAACTTGCCAGTACCGATGCCCCGGCTCTATTTTCCCTGCGCTCCAACCCGCAGGTGATGCAATATATTCCTCGGCCCCTAGCGGCGTCGGTAGCCGAATGTGCCGCCTTCATTGAGGCAGGAAACGACGCAATAAGCCGGAATGAGCTACTGCAGTGGGGTATGGCCTTGCCTGCGTCTGCCGAAATCATCGGTACCATTGGGTATTACCGCCTGCAACCAGAGCATCACCGCGCCGAGATAGGCTACATGCTGCATCCAACCAACCAGGGGCAGGGCCTTATGCAGGAAGCCCTGGCAGCCGTGCTGCATTTTGGGTTTGAGACATTACACCTGCATTCGGTGGAGGGCATCACTGACCCGCAGAATGTGGCCTCGGCGCGTACGTTGACGCGTGCGGGATTTGTGCAGGAGGGACTGTTCCGCCAAAACGAAATGTGGGAGGGGAACTTCCTGGACACTGCATACTATAGTTTACTCTGTCCCACCAGTCGATGA